Proteins from a genomic interval of Buchnera aphidicola (Brachycaudus cardui):
- the ppa gene encoding inorganic diphosphatase, producing the protein MNLNKIVAGDNIPHDIYVIIEISSNSSPIKYEMDKQSGMLFVDRFISTPMFYPCNYGYINQTLSLDGDALDVLVPSYYPIQSNSVIHCKPIGILNMHDEAGDDAKIIAVPNSKICKEYENINDISDISELLKNQISHFFQHYKKLETKKWVEIIGWGNHLDAKKEISTAYNRSKKHE; encoded by the coding sequence ATGAATTTGAATAAAATTGTTGCCGGTGATAACATACCACATGACATATACGTTATAATAGAGATTTCATCAAATTCATCTCCTATTAAATATGAGATGGACAAACAATCAGGAATGTTATTTGTAGATCGCTTTATATCAACTCCAATGTTTTATCCTTGCAACTATGGCTATATCAATCAAACTTTATCTTTAGATGGTGATGCTTTAGATGTATTAGTGCCTTCTTATTATCCAATACAATCTAATTCTGTTATTCATTGTAAACCTATTGGAATATTAAATATGCATGATGAAGCAGGAGACGACGCTAAAATTATAGCTGTACCTAATAGCAAAATCTGTAAAGAATATGAAAATATAAATGATATATCAGATATATCAGAATTATTAAAAAACCAGATTTCACATTTTTTCCAACACTATAAAAAACTAGAAACAAAAAAATGGGTTGAAATTATAGGATGGGGAAATCATCTAGATGCAAAAAAAGAAATTAGTACTGCATATAATCGCTCTAAAAAACATGAATAA
- the pmbA gene encoding metalloprotease PmbA — protein MQIIKDIEKEEGFLINTVKKTLEIAKEQIISIEVSVKKTIGISVNIRNNIVENVEFNSDGALFITVYNKFSKGSVSSKDFSVNGIKNMLSMAIDISKHSSSDFFSGLPDINLLCFHPIKLDLFHPWEFNIEHAIKYASIAEQEAFKFDKRIVNSEGSFFNSHITINVFGNSLGMLEKYKSTRYSTYNCMIARDQNSMQRDFDYSISRKIENLEKSEILGKKTAERALSRLGSRKICTMKSPVIFSAEIAYIFFSHLANAISGENVYQKSTFLINDLKKSIFPEWLNIEENPHLREGLGSKPFDNEGVTTQIKHIIKNGILQTWLLNSYSSRKLQLDSTGNSGGIYNWLISNNDISFEELLKKMHQGILVTELMGQGVDIVSGNYSRGAIGFWIENGKISYPVNEITISGNLRRMWNNILNISNDIDKRNNIQCGSILLSEMQVSGN, from the coding sequence ATGCAAATAATAAAAGACATAGAAAAAGAAGAAGGATTTCTGATAAATACAGTAAAAAAAACATTAGAAATTGCTAAAGAGCAAATAATTTCTATCGAAGTTTCTGTAAAAAAAACAATAGGTATTAGTGTTAATATAAGAAATAATATTGTTGAAAATGTTGAATTTAATAGTGATGGAGCACTGTTTATAACAGTATATAATAAGTTTTCTAAAGGTAGTGTTTCATCTAAAGATTTTAGTGTTAACGGTATTAAAAATATGTTAAGTATGGCTATTGATATTTCAAAACACTCCTCTTCTGATTTTTTTTCGGGCTTACCTGATATAAATTTATTATGTTTTCATCCTATAAAACTTGATTTATTTCATCCATGGGAATTTAATATAGAACATGCAATTAAATATGCATCTATTGCAGAACAAGAAGCCTTTAAATTTGATAAAAGAATTGTTAATAGTGAAGGTAGTTTTTTTAATAGTCATATTACTATAAACGTTTTTGGTAATAGTTTAGGTATGTTAGAAAAATATAAATCTACTCGTTATTCAACATATAATTGTATGATTGCTCGAGATCAAAATTCTATGCAAAGAGATTTTGATTATTCTATTTCAAGAAAAATAGAAAATTTAGAAAAATCAGAAATACTAGGCAAAAAAACAGCTGAACGTGCTTTATCTCGATTAGGTTCAAGAAAAATTTGTACCATGAAGTCTCCAGTAATTTTTTCTGCAGAAATAGCTTATATTTTTTTTTCACATCTTGCTAATGCAATTAGTGGTGAAAATGTTTATCAAAAATCCACGTTTTTAATTAATGATTTAAAAAAGAGTATTTTCCCTGAATGGCTTAATATAGAAGAAAATCCTCATTTAAGAGAGGGTTTAGGTAGTAAACCTTTTGATAATGAAGGTGTTACAACTCAGATTAAACATATTATTAAAAATGGAATTTTACAAACATGGTTATTAAATAGTTATAGTAGTCGTAAATTACAATTAGATAGTACAGGTAATTCTGGAGGGATTTATAACTGGCTTATTTCTAATAATGATATATCGTTTGAAGAATTATTAAAAAAAATGCATCAAGGTATATTGGTAACTGAATTAATGGGACAAGGCGTGGATATTGTAAGTGGTAACTATTCACGTGGAGCAATAGGTTTTTGGATTGAAAATGGGAAAATTTCATATCCTGTTAATGAAATTACTATATCAGGAAATTTAAGAAGAATGTGGAATAATATTCTTAATATTAGTAATGATATTGATAAACGTAATAATATTCAATGCGGTTCTATTTTATTATCTGAAATGCAAGTGTCTGGAAACTAA
- the rsmI gene encoding 16S rRNA (cytidine(1402)-2'-O)-methyltransferase: MNKLYKGALYIVPTPIGNLSDITYRALEVLKNVNMIAAENIRHTNILLQHFNIKNYIVSMNKENEKNKSDNLIEELKQGKIIALVSNAGTPIINDPGNILIKKCHFFNIQVIPLPGACAAITALSASGINKNRFCYEGFLPSKKKIRCDLLHSLKEETRTIIFYETKYRILESIQDIIEQIDQNRHIVIAREITKKWESIYGATATSILEWLKEDKYRYKGEMVVIIDGFKPLKTTFISKKILDTFFILRNSFSLKKAVMITSKIHDVSKNTLYQYAIKNKHDKII; encoded by the coding sequence ATGAATAAATTATATAAAGGTGCTTTATATATTGTGCCCACACCTATTGGTAATCTTTCAGATATTACTTATAGAGCATTAGAAGTTCTAAAAAATGTCAATATGATTGCAGCTGAAAACATCAGACATACTAATATTTTACTACAACATTTCAATATTAAAAACTATATAGTATCAATGAATAAAGAGAATGAAAAAAATAAAAGTGATAATTTAATTGAAGAACTAAAACAAGGAAAAATAATTGCTTTAGTTTCTAATGCAGGTACTCCAATTATTAATGATCCTGGTAATATATTAATTAAAAAATGTCATTTTTTTAATATTCAAGTAATTCCGCTTCCGGGAGCATGTGCTGCTATTACGGCATTAAGTGCTTCTGGGATAAATAAAAATCGTTTTTGTTATGAAGGTTTTCTTCCCTCTAAAAAAAAAATACGATGTGATTTACTACATTCTCTAAAAGAGGAAACACGAACAATTATATTTTATGAAACAAAATATAGAATACTTGAAAGTATACAAGATATAATAGAACAAATAGATCAAAATAGACATATAGTAATAGCAAGAGAAATTACTAAAAAATGGGAATCTATTTATGGAGCAACAGCAACTTCAATACTAGAATGGCTCAAAGAAGATAAATATCGTTATAAAGGCGAAATGGTAGTAATTATAGATGGTTTTAAACCATTAAAAACTACTTTTATATCAAAAAAAATATTAGATACATTTTTTATATTAAGAAATAGTTTTTCATTAAAAAAAGCTGTGATGATTACTTCTAAAATACATGATGTCAGTAAAAATACTCTATATCAGTATGCAATCAAAAATAAACATGACAAAATTATTTAA
- a CDS encoding beta-ketoacyl synthase N-terminal-like domain-containing protein → MRRVVITGFGIISSIGNNKKEVLNSLYNGTSGVIFSKEMKDFGMRSQIWGNIRLKDTSYITHKMNRFMNSASTYAFLAMMEAIQDSKISSKVYQENPRVGLIAGSGCSFSKYYVERDIKSIKKTRFLNTISPYFVIKTMPSGISACLSTIFKIHGISYSISSACTTSAHCIGNAFELIKFGKQDLVFAGGGDEISLELASEFDAMRALSTHFNDTPIQASRVYDINRDGFVISGGAGILVIEELNFALSRSANIYGEIIGYATTSDGYNMVLPSRKGAVRCMNLAKEDKNISIDYINAHGTSTKSGDLIELKAIKEVFYNQKQPMISATKSITGHALGASGVHEIIYTLLMLKYNFIAPTINIQILEPYAANMNIVQKTINTKISTAMSNSFGFGGTNVSLIIKKY, encoded by the coding sequence GTGAGACGAGTAGTTATTACCGGTTTTGGTATTATCTCTAGTATTGGCAATAATAAAAAAGAAGTTTTAAATTCTTTGTATAATGGAACTTCTGGCGTTATATTTTCAAAAGAAATGAAAGATTTTGGTATGCGTAGTCAAATTTGGGGGAATATTAGATTAAAAGATACCAGTTATATTACACATAAAATGAATCGGTTTATGAACAGTGCTTCTACATATGCTTTTTTAGCTATGATGGAAGCCATTCAAGACTCTAAAATAAGTAGTAAAGTATATCAAGAAAATCCTCGTGTGGGACTGATTGCTGGTTCAGGATGTAGTTTTTCAAAATATTATGTAGAACGTGATATAAAATCTATAAAAAAGACACGTTTTTTAAATACTATTAGTCCTTATTTTGTAATAAAAACAATGCCTTCTGGAATATCAGCATGCTTATCTACAATATTTAAAATTCATGGGATAAGTTATTCGATAAGTTCCGCTTGTACAACTTCTGCTCACTGTATTGGCAATGCATTTGAACTAATAAAATTTGGTAAACAAGATCTTGTTTTTGCAGGTGGTGGTGATGAAATCAGCTTAGAACTAGCTAGTGAATTTGATGCAATGAGAGCACTTTCTACTCATTTTAATGATACTCCTATACAAGCATCACGTGTTTATGATATTAACCGTGATGGTTTTGTTATTTCTGGTGGAGCAGGAATTTTAGTGATTGAAGAGTTAAATTTTGCTTTATCTCGTTCTGCTAATATTTATGGAGAAATCATTGGATATGCTACAACATCTGATGGTTATAATATGGTTTTACCTTCAAGAAAAGGTGCTGTTCGTTGTATGAATCTAGCAAAAGAAGATAAAAATATTTCTATTGATTACATTAATGCACATGGTACATCTACAAAGAGTGGTGACTTAATAGAATTAAAAGCAATTAAAGAAGTTTTTTATAATCAAAAACAACCAATGATTTCAGCAACCAAATCAATAACAGGTCATGCATTAGGAGCATCAGGAGTACATGAAATTATTTATACATTATTAATGTTAAAATATAATTTTATTGCTCCAACAATTAATATTCAAATATTAGAACCTTATGCTGCTAATATGAATATTGTACAGAAAACTATAAATACAAAAATTAGTACGGCTATGTCTAATAGCTTTGGATTTGGTGGTACTAATGTATCGTTAATAATTAAAAAATATTAA
- the tal gene encoding transaldolase yields the protein MNQLNALKNFTTIVADTSDIKSICKYKPEDATTNPSLILQAVNASTNNHVIDQGVQYAKKKGGLYKDQVINASDKILVDLGIEILKHIPGYISSEVDARLSFSTEKCILKAKKLISLYEEQGISRSRVLIKLAATWECIKAAEELKKDNILCNLTLLFSFAQARVCAESGVFLISPFVGRIYDWYVSQKLISKSSIKKDPGVISVYKIYDFYKKYNYKTIIMGASFRNIEQILHLSGCDRLTISPILLQELESCNKKLERKLIPPTTFLTPPIPLSQEEFRWEHNQDAMAVQKLSEGIRNFAKDQYSLEKIISKKI from the coding sequence ATGAATCAATTAAATGCATTAAAAAACTTTACAACTATTGTTGCAGATACTAGTGACATAAAATCTATTTGTAAGTATAAACCAGAAGATGCCACTACTAATCCATCTTTAATACTTCAAGCAGTAAACGCTAGTACTAATAATCATGTTATTGATCAAGGAGTACAATATGCAAAAAAGAAAGGAGGTCTCTATAAAGATCAAGTAATTAATGCTAGTGATAAAATATTAGTAGATCTAGGAATTGAAATTTTAAAACATATACCGGGTTATATTTCCAGTGAAGTTGATGCACGTTTATCTTTTAGTACAGAAAAATGTATTTTAAAAGCAAAGAAATTAATTAGTCTATATGAAGAACAAGGAATTTCTAGATCAAGAGTTTTAATTAAATTAGCTGCTACATGGGAATGTATAAAAGCTGCAGAAGAACTTAAAAAAGATAATATCCTCTGTAATTTAACTCTTTTATTTTCTTTTGCTCAAGCACGTGTTTGTGCCGAATCAGGTGTATTTTTAATTTCGCCTTTTGTTGGACGTATTTATGACTGGTATGTTTCTCAAAAATTAATATCAAAATCTTCTATTAAAAAAGATCCTGGTGTTATATCTGTGTATAAAATATACGATTTTTATAAAAAATATAATTATAAAACTATAATTATGGGTGCAAGTTTCCGTAATATTGAGCAAATATTACATTTATCTGGATGCGATCGATTAACTATTTCACCTATTTTATTACAAGAATTAGAATCTTGTAATAAAAAATTAGAAAGAAAACTTATCCCGCCGACTACTTTTTTAACTCCTCCTATTCCATTATCTCAAGAAGAATTTAGATGGGAACATAATCAAGATGCTATGGCTGTTCAAAAATTATCAGAAGGTATAAGAAATTTTGCAAAAGATCAATATTCTTTAGAAAAAATAATTTCTAAAAAAATATAG
- the tkt gene encoding transketolase: MCSRIELSNAIRMLSIDAVQNAKSGHPGMPMGMADIAEVLWRDFLKHNPENPNWNDRDRFVLSNGHGSMLLYSLLHLTGYNLSIEELKNFRKLNSKTPGHPEIGVTPGVETTTGPLGQGLANAVGMAIAEKTLSAYFNRPNYDIVNHYTWVFIGDGCLMEGISHEVCSLAGTLNLGKLIVFYDKNGISIDGKISNWFTDDTVKRFESYNWHVLDQVNGHDYKSVRDSIKKAKSIQDKPSIIICNTIIGFGAPNKSGTAESHGAPLGEKEIILTRKKLNWKYSPFTIPDAIYEKWNFIKQGSKLEQEWNKKFSLYQLKYPDLSVEYLRRVNKVLPINWSDVSNDYIYSLQRNTRNIASRQASQNALEAFGKILPELIGGSADLSPSNLTQWSCSRSIFKDPSGNYIHYGVREFGMTAIANGIAHHGGFIPYTATFLMFVEYARNAVRMAALMNTKHIFIYTHDSIGLGEDGPTHQPIEQLSSLRMTPNIDVWRPSDQVETAVAWKNAIEKKTGPTALILSRQNLCQFDRDSQQLENISNGAYILYDSKKRLDIIFIATGSEVNITLLAAKQLVSLGYSTRVVSMPSTNVFDRQDVSYKELILPSYVTKRVAVEASIEDFWYKYVGINGLIIGMKTFGESAPAEDLFKKFGFTVENIVNKSINLLNS; encoded by the coding sequence ATGTGCTCACGAATAGAACTATCTAATGCAATTCGAATGCTAAGTATAGACGCTGTACAGAATGCAAAATCAGGACATCCTGGTATGCCGATGGGTATGGCAGATATTGCTGAAGTATTATGGAGAGATTTTTTAAAACATAATCCAGAGAATCCTAATTGGAATGATCGTGATCGTTTTGTACTGTCTAATGGACATGGTTCGATGTTATTATACAGTTTATTACATCTTACCGGATATAACTTATCTATAGAAGAGTTAAAAAATTTTAGAAAGCTTAATTCTAAGACTCCTGGGCATCCTGAAATAGGTGTAACACCTGGTGTTGAAACAACTACTGGTCCTTTAGGACAAGGATTAGCTAATGCTGTTGGTATGGCTATTGCAGAAAAAACTTTAAGTGCTTATTTTAATCGCCCAAATTATGATATAGTCAATCATTATACTTGGGTTTTTATAGGTGACGGTTGTTTAATGGAAGGTATTTCACATGAAGTATGTTCTTTAGCTGGAACTTTAAATCTTGGTAAATTAATTGTTTTTTATGATAAAAATGGTATTTCAATAGATGGTAAAATTTCTAATTGGTTTACAGATGACACAGTAAAACGTTTTGAATCTTATAATTGGCACGTACTAGATCAAGTGAATGGTCATGACTATAAATCTGTTAGAGATAGTATAAAAAAAGCAAAATCAATACAAGATAAACCATCAATTATTATTTGTAATACAATTATTGGTTTTGGTGCGCCTAATAAATCAGGTACTGCAGAATCACATGGAGCTCCTTTAGGAGAAAAAGAGATTATTTTAACTAGAAAAAAACTAAATTGGAAATATTCTCCTTTTACAATACCTGATGCAATATATGAAAAATGGAATTTTATTAAACAAGGTTCTAAACTTGAACAGGAATGGAATAAAAAATTTTCTTTATATCAATTAAAGTATCCAGATTTATCAGTTGAATATTTAAGACGAGTAAATAAAGTCTTGCCTATCAATTGGAGTGATGTATCTAATGATTACATTTATTCCTTACAAAGAAATACGCGAAATATTGCTAGTCGTCAAGCTTCACAAAATGCATTAGAAGCATTTGGTAAAATATTACCTGAATTAATAGGTGGATCAGCAGATTTATCTCCTAGTAATTTAACTCAATGGTCTTGTTCCCGTTCTATTTTTAAAGATCCATCTGGAAATTATATTCACTATGGAGTTCGCGAGTTTGGAATGACGGCTATTGCAAATGGTATTGCTCATCATGGAGGATTTATTCCATATACTGCTACATTTCTAATGTTTGTAGAATATGCACGAAATGCAGTACGTATGGCTGCTTTAATGAATACTAAACATATTTTTATATATACTCATGATTCTATCGGACTAGGAGAAGATGGGCCTACGCATCAGCCAATAGAACAATTGTCTAGTTTAAGAATGACACCTAATATAGATGTTTGGCGGCCTAGTGATCAAGTAGAAACAGCAGTAGCTTGGAAAAATGCTATTGAAAAAAAAACAGGACCAACAGCATTAATTCTATCACGTCAAAATCTTTGTCAATTCGATAGAGATTCTCAACAATTAGAAAATATTTCTAATGGAGCATATATATTATATGATTCTAAAAAAAGACTTGATATTATTTTTATTGCTACTGGATCAGAAGTTAATATTACTTTACTTGCTGCTAAACAACTAGTTTCATTAGGATATTCTACACGTGTAGTTTCAATGCCGTCTACTAATGTTTTTGATAGACAAGATGTTTCTTATAAAGAATTAATACTTCCCTCTTATGTTACTAAAAGAGTTGCAGTGGAAGCGAGTATAGAAGATTTTTGGTATAAATATGTAGGTATTAACGGTTTAATTATTGGTATGAAAACATTTGGTGAATCAGCTCCAGCAGAAGATTTGTTTAAAAAATTTGGTTTTACTGTAGAGAACATAGTTAATAAATCAATAAATTTATTAAATTCTTAA